The following are encoded together in the Bactrocera neohumeralis isolate Rockhampton chromosome 6, APGP_CSIRO_Bneo_wtdbg2-racon-allhic-juicebox.fasta_v2, whole genome shotgun sequence genome:
- the LOC126762415 gene encoding odorant receptor 63a-like isoform X1, which yields MILENKEELYKRNYNSIKVLFRVSYTLGVNLTAPDKFKDSLKIIQIILIASSLLSLLAHWWYLKRHIDSIPLIAETVFTALQIGMAAIKMIYFFFTHRTFYRLLDQTLTHEIIRKIEILTDFPIDRQLRQEIDDIMTRVWRNTRRLFLFYFCCCVGIIANYFFTAFFVNLYHQLKQTPDYEFFLPVPALYPFWEKKGMAFPYYPIQMYMTGAALYVSGLGAVSFEGVFMVLCQHAVALVKVHNLLVQHATSPQIPAERRLEYLRYLIITYRRVSKYLQEIKTIFRHISLVQFLLSLIVMGFVLFEISYGLEASIVILIRMIMYISASISQITIYCYHGQALTSACEEIPLAYYNCDWYGENKSFKNLILMMIMRTNKEFNMEVSWFTLMNLTTLISLLRASGSYFLLLQNLQED from the exons ATGATTCTGGAAAATAAGGAAGAACTATACAAACGCAACTACAACTCCATCAAAGTCTTGTTTCGGGTATCTTACACGTTGGGTGTAAATTTAACCGCGCCTGATAAATTCAAGGATTCGTTAAAAAT TATCCAAATTATTTTGATAGCAAGCAGCCTTCTCTCGCTCCTTGCCCACTGGTGGTATCTCAAGCGACATATTGACAGCATACCACTTATAGCTGAG ACCGTTTTCACTGCTTTGCAAATTGGCATGGCCGCCATTAAAATGatatatttcttcttcactCATCGTACCTTCTACCGTCTGCTGGATCAGACTTTAACACATGAAATAATACGCAAAATAGAAATACTTACTG ATTTTCCAATAGATCGGCAGTTGAGGCAAGAAATCGATGACATAATGACTCGAGTTTGGCGCAACACTCGAcgtctatttttattttatttttgttgttgtgttggtaTTATTGCCAATTACTTTTTTACCGCCTTCTTCGTGAATCTCTACCATCAGCTGAAGCAAACACCCGATTATGAGTTCTTTCTGC CTGTTCCGGCACTCTACCCATTTTGGGAAAAGAAGGGCATGGCATTTCCCTACTATcctatacaaatgtatatgacCGGTGCTGCGCTCTATGTTTCAGGCCTAG GTGCGGTGAGCTTCGAAGGCGTCTTTATGGTGCTATGTCAGCATGCAGTTGCTTTAGTGAAGGTCCACAATTTGTTGGTGCAACACGCCACTTCGCCACAGATACCGGCTGAGAGGCGGCTAGAGTACCTGCGATATCTCATAATTACATATCGGCGCGTAAGCAA GTATTTGCAagaaatcaaaacaattttcaGGCACATCAGTTTGGTACAGTTCTTGCTTAGCTTGATTGTAATGGGCTTTGTGTTATTCGAGATTAGTTATGGGTTG gaaGCCAGCATAGTTATCCTCATACGTATGATCATGTATATATCGGCTTCAATATCTCAAATCACTATATACTGCTATCATGGTCAGGCACTAACTAGCGCG tGCGAAGAAATCCCACTGGCTTATTACAATTGCGATTGGTATGGCGAGAACAAATCCTTCAAAAACCTCATACTAATGATGATTATGCGAACAAATAAAGAGTTTAATATGGAAGTATCATGGTTTACTCTAATGAACTTGACCACCTTGATTTCT ttgCTAAGAGCGAGTGGATCCTACTTTTTACTATTGCAAAATCTTCAAGaagattaa
- the LOC126762415 gene encoding odorant receptor 63a-like isoform X2, producing MIQFISHPDHFEQESSRMSVIFGVTNNSLVNNIRTVENNMFWDIQIILIASSLLSLLAHWWYLKRHIDSIPLIAETVFTALQIGMAAIKMIYFFFTHRTFYRLLDQTLTHEIIRKIEILTDFPIDRQLRQEIDDIMTRVWRNTRRLFLFYFCCCVGIIANYFFTAFFVNLYHQLKQTPDYEFFLPVPALYPFWEKKGMAFPYYPIQMYMTGAALYVSGLGAVSFEGVFMVLCQHAVALVKVHNLLVQHATSPQIPAERRLEYLRYLIITYRRVSKYLQEIKTIFRHISLVQFLLSLIVMGFVLFEISYGLEASIVILIRMIMYISASISQITIYCYHGQALTSACEEIPLAYYNCDWYGENKSFKNLILMMIMRTNKEFNMEVSWFTLMNLTTLISLLRASGSYFLLLQNLQED from the exons ATGATCCAATTCATATCTCATCCTGATCATTTCGAACAGGAATCTTCTCGTATGTCGGTTATTTTTGGCGTTacaaacaacagtttggtgAACAACATTAGAACAGTTGAGAACAACATGTTTTGGGA TATCCAAATTATTTTGATAGCAAGCAGCCTTCTCTCGCTCCTTGCCCACTGGTGGTATCTCAAGCGACATATTGACAGCATACCACTTATAGCTGAG ACCGTTTTCACTGCTTTGCAAATTGGCATGGCCGCCATTAAAATGatatatttcttcttcactCATCGTACCTTCTACCGTCTGCTGGATCAGACTTTAACACATGAAATAATACGCAAAATAGAAATACTTACTG ATTTTCCAATAGATCGGCAGTTGAGGCAAGAAATCGATGACATAATGACTCGAGTTTGGCGCAACACTCGAcgtctatttttattttatttttgttgttgtgttggtaTTATTGCCAATTACTTTTTTACCGCCTTCTTCGTGAATCTCTACCATCAGCTGAAGCAAACACCCGATTATGAGTTCTTTCTGC CTGTTCCGGCACTCTACCCATTTTGGGAAAAGAAGGGCATGGCATTTCCCTACTATcctatacaaatgtatatgacCGGTGCTGCGCTCTATGTTTCAGGCCTAG GTGCGGTGAGCTTCGAAGGCGTCTTTATGGTGCTATGTCAGCATGCAGTTGCTTTAGTGAAGGTCCACAATTTGTTGGTGCAACACGCCACTTCGCCACAGATACCGGCTGAGAGGCGGCTAGAGTACCTGCGATATCTCATAATTACATATCGGCGCGTAAGCAA GTATTTGCAagaaatcaaaacaattttcaGGCACATCAGTTTGGTACAGTTCTTGCTTAGCTTGATTGTAATGGGCTTTGTGTTATTCGAGATTAGTTATGGGTTG gaaGCCAGCATAGTTATCCTCATACGTATGATCATGTATATATCGGCTTCAATATCTCAAATCACTATATACTGCTATCATGGTCAGGCACTAACTAGCGCG tGCGAAGAAATCCCACTGGCTTATTACAATTGCGATTGGTATGGCGAGAACAAATCCTTCAAAAACCTCATACTAATGATGATTATGCGAACAAATAAAGAGTTTAATATGGAAGTATCATGGTTTACTCTAATGAACTTGACCACCTTGATTTCT ttgCTAAGAGCGAGTGGATCCTACTTTTTACTATTGCAAAATCTTCAAGaagattaa
- the LOC126761471 gene encoding odorant receptor 63a-like, translated as MKSESVEEIFKRNYNSIKVLFGVSFSLGVNLTAPSKVKDALKLFNVIWVVTSLLSLYAHWSYFIRHIDNIPLLAETVCTALQTLISAVKMVYYLFTQRTFYRLLDQTLTHEIIRKIEIFEHDFPINRQLKQEIDGIMNGVWRSARRQILFYFCCCVGIVCNYFFGAFFVNLYHQLKQTPDYEHILPFPALYPIWEDKGMTFPYYPLQMYMSGSAVYIAGMCAVSFEGVFIVLCQHAVGLVKVHNLLVLRSASPLIPAERRIEYLRYTIITYQRINVFAQQIQTIFKHVSLSQFVLSLIVFGFVLFEMSFGLESSIVIVIRMIMYFAAGGTQIILYCYNGQQLTSVSEEIPLAFYNCNWYEESGKFKQLLRMMIMRTNRPFNLEVSSFTLMNLATLIALFRMSGSYFLLLRNIQEK; from the exons ATGAAGTCAGAAAGTGtggaagaaatatttaaacgtAATTACAACTCAATTAAAGTGCTTTTCGGAGTATCCTTCAGTTTGGGTGTGAACTTGACAGCGCCTAGTAAAGTGAAAGATGCCTTGAAACT CTTCAATGTGATTTGGGTAGTGACCAGTCTTCTATCCTTATATGCCCACTGGAGTTATTTCATTCGTCATATTGACAACATACCACTTTTAGCTGAG ACCGTTTGCACCGCCTTGCAAACTCTCATTTCCGCTGTAAAAATGGTGTATTACCTCTTCACTCAACGTACTTTCTATCGCCTTCTGGATCAGACTTTGACACATGAAATAATAcgcaaaatagaaatatttgaaCATG ACTTCCCTATAAATCGCCAGTTGAAGCAGGAGATCGATGGTATAATGAATGGAGTCTGGCGTAGTGCAAGGcgccaaatattattttatttctgttgTTGTGTGGGTATTGtttgtaattacttttttgGCGCCTTCTTCGTGAACCTCTATCACCAGCTGAAGCAAACACCCGATTATGAGCATATATTAC CATTTCCTGCTCTGTATCCAATTTGGGAAGATAAAGGCATGACATTCCCCTATTATCCATTGCAAATGTATATGTCTGGCAGTGCTGTCTATATCGCTGGCATGT GTGCGGTGAGTTTCGAAGGCGTCTTCATCGTGCTATGTCAACATGCTGTAGGCTTGGTGAAGGTCCACAATTTGTTGGTGCTCCGATCCGCCTCACCATTGATACCGGCTGAGAGGCGGATTGAATATCTGCGTTATACCATAATTACTTATCAGCGAATAAATGT ttttGCGCAGCAGATCcaaacaattttcaagcacGTCAGCTTGTCACAATTCGTACTGAGCTTGATTGTATTTGGTTTTGTACTGTTTGAAATGAGTTTCGGTTTA GAGTCCAGCATAGTTATCGTTATTCGTATGATAATGTATTTTGCGGCAGGAGGAACTCAAATTATTCTCTATTGTTATAATGGTCAGCAGCTAACAAGCGtg AGCGAAGAGATTCCGTTAGCATTTTATAACTGTAATTGGTATGAGGAAAGCGGCAAATTCAAACAACTGTTACGCATGATGATTATGAGGACTAATCGACCCTTTAACTTGGAGGTATCTTCGTTTACTCTCATGAATTTGGCCACCTTGATTGCG tTATTCAGAATGAGTGGTTCGTACTTTTTGTTATTGCGCAACATTCAAGAAAAATAA
- the LOC126761815 gene encoding odorant receptor 63a-like — protein MFESVEEIYKRNYNSIKVLFGVSFSLGVNLTAPSKIKDALKFFNVILVVTSLLCLYGQWCYFNRHIDNIPLSAETVCIGLQIVMAVVKMVYYLFTQRTFYRLLDQTLTHEIIRKIEIFEHDFPINRQLKQEIDDIMGGAWQNARRQILFYFCCCVGITSTYFFGAVFVNLYHQLRQTPDYELRLALPALYPFWEDKGMTFPYYPLQMYITGCANYIAGMSAMSFDGVFIVLCQHAVGLVKVHNLLVLRSTSPLIPVERRVEYLRYTIITYQRIYNYVQQIQKIFKQVSLSQFVLSLIILGIVLFEMNFGLKSSIFVVIRMMFYILASGTQISLYCINGQQLTTVSEEIPLALYSCNWYEESGKFKQLLRMMIMRTNRHFNLEVSSFTLMNLATLIALFRMSGSYFLLLRNLQEK, from the exons ATGTTCGAAAGTGTGGAAGAAATATATAAACGTAATTACAATTCTATTAAAGTGCTTTTTGGCGTATCCTTCAGTTTGGGTGTGAACTTGACAGCGCCTAGTAAAATAAAAGATGCCTTGAAATT TTTCAATGTGATTTTAGTGGTGACCAGTCTTCTATGCTTATATGGGCAGTGGTGTTATTTCAACAGACATATTGACAATATACCACTGTCAGCAGAG ACCGTTTGCATTGGTCTGCAAATTGTTATGGCCGTTGTAAAAATGGTGTATTACCTCTTCACCCAACGTACTTTCTATCGCCTTCTGGATCAGACTTTAACACATGAAATAATAcgcaaaatagaaatatttgaaCATG attttccaataaatcgCCAGTTGAAGCAGGAGATCGATGATATAATGGGTGGAGCTTGGCAAAACGCCCGTcgccaaatattattttatttctgttgTTGTGTGGGTATTACTTCCACTTACTTTTTTGGCGCTGTCTTTGTCAATCTCTATCATCAACTGAGGCAAACACCCGATTATGAGCTTAGATTAG CACTTCCCGCATTGTATCCATTTTGGGAAGATAAGGGCATGACATTCCCCTACTATCCATTGCAAATGTATATCACTGGCTGTGCTAACTATATCGCTGGCATGT CTGCGATGAGTTTCGACGGCGTCTTCATCGTGCTATGTCAGCATGCGGTTGGCTTGGTAAAGGTCCACAATTTGTTGGTGCTACGATCCACCTCACCATTGATACCGGTTGAGAGGCGGGTTGAATATCTGCGTTATACCATCATTACTTATCAGCGAATATATAA ttatGTGCAGCAGATCCAAAAAATCTTCAAACAAGTGAGCTTGTCCCAATTCGTGCTGAGCTTGATTATACTTGGTATCGTACTGTTCGAAATGAATTTCGGTTTA AAATCCAGCATATTTGTCGTTATTCGTATGATGTTTTATATTTTGGCGTCAGGAACTCAAATTAGTTTATACTGTATTAATGGGCAGCAACTAACAACCGTg aGCGAAGAGATTCCGTTAGCGTTATACAGTTGCAATTGGTATGAAGAAAGCGGTAAATTCAAACAACTGCTACGCATGATGATTATGAGGACTAATCGACATTTTAACTTGGAAGTATCTTCGTTTACTCTCATGAATTTGGCCACCTTGATTGCG ttattcaGAATGAGTGGTTcgtactttttgttgttgcgcaaCCTTCAAGAAAAATAA
- the LOC126761816 gene encoding odorant receptor 63a-like: MFESVEEIYKRNYNSIKVLFGVSFGMGVNLTAPSKIKDALKLFNVKLVLTSLLCLYGQWCYFNRHIDNIPLSAETVCTALHIVMAVVKIVYYLFTQRTFYRLLDQTLTHEIIRKIEIFEHDFPINRQLKQEIDDIMSGAWQNARRQILFFFCCCVSITSTYFFGAVFVNLYHQLKQTPDYELRFALPVLFTFWEAKGITFPYYPLQMYITGCANYVSGMSAVSFEGVFIVLCQHAVGLVKVHNLLVLRSTSPLIPAERRVEYLRYTIITYQRIYNYVQQIQKIFKQVSLSQFVLSLIIFGIVLFEMSFGLKSSVFVVIRMMFYILASGTQISLYCINGQQLTTVSEEIPLALYSCNWYEESGRFKQLLRMMIMRTNRHFNLEVSWFTLMNLATLIALFRMSGSYFLLLRNLQEK; encoded by the exons ATGTTCGAAAGTGTGGAAGAAATCTATAAACGTAATTACAATTCCATTAAAGTGCTTTTTGGAGTATCCTTCGGGATGGGTGTGAACTTGACAGCGCCTAGTAAAATAAAAGATGCCTTGAAACT TTTCAATGTAAAATTGGTATTGACCAGCCTTCTATGCTTATATGGGCAGTGGTGTTATTTCAACCGACATATTGACAATATACCACTTTCAGCCGAG ACCGTTTGCACTGCTCTGCATATTGTTATGGCCGTTGTAAAAATAGTGTATTACCTCTTCACCCAACGTACTTTCTATCGCCTTCTGGATCAGACTTTAACACATGAAATAATAcggaaaatagaaatatttgaaCATG attttccaataaatcgCCAGTTGAAGCAGGAGATCGATGATATAATGAGTGGAGCTTGGCAAAACGCCCGTcgccaaatattattttttttctgttgttgtgtGAGTATTACGTCCACTTACTTTTTTGGCGCCGTCTTCGTCAATCTCTATCATCAACTGAAGCAAACACCCGATTATGAGCTTAGATTCG CACTCCCcgtattgtttacattttgggAAGCTAAAGGCATAACATTCCCCTACTATCCATTGCAAATGTATATCACTGGCTGCGCTAACTATGTCTCTGGCATGT CTGCGGTGAGTTTCGAAGGCGTCTTCATCGTGCTATGTCAGCATGCGGTTGGCTTGGTAAAGGTCCACAATTTGTTGGTGCTACGATCCACCTCACCATTGATACCGGCTGAGAGGCGGGTTGAATATCTGCGTTATACCATCATTACTTATCAGCGAATATATAA ttaTGTGCAGCAGATCCAAAAAATCTTCAAACAAGTGAGCTTGTCCCAATTCGTACTGAgcttgattatatttggtatcgTACTGTTCGAAATGAGTTTCGGTTTA AAATCCAGCGTATTTGTCGTTATTCGTATGATGTTTTATATTTTGGCGTCAGGAACTCAAATTAGTTTATACTGTATTAATGGGCAGCAACTAACAACCGTg aGCGAAGAGATTCCGTTAGCGTTATACAGTTGCAATTGGTATGAAGAAAGCGGTAGATTCAAACAACTGCTGCGTATGATGATTATGAGAACTAATCGACATTTTAACTTGGAGGTATCTTGGTTTACTCTCATGAATTTGGCCACCTTGATTGCG CTTTTCAGAATGAGTGGTTCCTACTTCTTGTTACTGCGCAACcttcaagaaaaataa